The segment CGTCAATATCATCTCAGTCTCGATGCAACAGATATGACATCCCTCCGGGCAGAGCATCAAGGTTAAAACTTAGGGCCTCTTAAAACTTTTATGTACTTGGAGAAGGCTCTGAGCAAGGGGCTCGAATTAGGAGCTGAATTCGTTGAGCTGAGGGAGGAGCGTTCATTGAGCACTATAATAAGGGTAGTTGATGGGGTCATAAGGGAGCTCAGCTCGGGGGACGAGTTGAGGATAAGTGTGAGGACTCTTTACAATGGAGGGTGGGGCTTCAGCGTCGCTGGATCTGAAGAGGAGCTAGATGATGCACTGAAAGAATCCTTCAAGCTCGCTAAACTCTCCTCTAAGTGGTCCTCGAAGTTCGAAGCAGATTGGCCATCCTTCAAGGGGAGTTACGAAGTCCTGGGGAAGGAACCAGCATGGGAGGTCCCATTGGAGAGGAAGATAAGCATTTTAATAGATCAGCATAAGATCGCTAGCTCTATAAGAGGTGTGAAGAATACTAACATCCACTTATTAGATTCTTTGAGGGAAACGAGGGTCATGAATTCCCTGGGGACGGACACTAGGCAGAGGATATCGAGGGTGAGGATCTCCTCCTACATATTCGCCCACGAGTCCGGGGTCACTGAAGCCGCTTTCGAATCCGAGGGGGGATTGGGTGGAATTGAGATAATAGAGGGAGCTGATGTAGCTGAGAGAGCTGCTAAGAGGGCTGTAGAAGCCCTATCCGCAGTACCGGCGCCTCCAGGGAAGCACAGAGCTATCCTGGATCCTAAGTTAGCTGGTGTATTCATACACGAGGCATTCGGTCACGCTGCTGAGGGGGATGCAGTGCTCAACAATGAGAGCATACTCACAGATATGATGGGAAAGCGGGTGGGCGCGCCCTCCGTTAGCGTAGTAGATGACCCCACTATAGAGGGGCTCTACGGGAGCTATAAGTACGATGACGAGGGGACCGAGGCCAGGAGGAAGTACATAGTGAAGGGAGGCATCCTCTCGGGATATCTGACGAACCTAGAGGTATCTAAGAAGCTGGGGGTTGAGCCCACGGGTAATGCGAGGTCAATGGATTTCGGAAACCCGCCTGAAGTCAGGATGTCCAATACTTTCATAGAACCTGGGGACTGGAGCTTCGAGGAGATGTTATCTGAGATTAAGGAGGGGATTTACGCTATAGGGTCCCTCTATGGATATACAGATCCCGCTAAGGGCCAGTTCATGTTCAAAGCTGAGGGGGGTTGGTTGATAGAGAGGGGGGAACTCAAGAGGAGGCTGAGGGAAGTGGCTATCACTGGTATGACCCTGGAGGTCCTGCACGATATCGAAGCTATCGGGAAGGAGCTCTCCTATGACCCAGGGAGCTGCGGGAAGAAGAATCAATTCGTGCCTGTGACCACTGGCTCCCCTCACATAATGGTGAGGAGTATCGTATTCGGAGGGAGGTGACCTCATGTTAGTGGAGGAAGCTGTCAAGTCGGCTATGAGGAGCGGAGCTGATGAAGCTGAGGGGTTCGAGATAAGCGTGAGGAGGATATCCCTGAGCGTTGAGAAGGGAGTATTGAAGACAGCCAGCAGCATTAGGGAAACTGGGC is part of the Candidatus Korarchaeum sp. genome and harbors:
- a CDS encoding TldD/PmbA family protein; translated protein: MYLEKALSKGLELGAEFVELREERSLSTIIRVVDGVIRELSSGDELRISVRTLYNGGWGFSVAGSEEELDDALKESFKLAKLSSKWSSKFEADWPSFKGSYEVLGKEPAWEVPLERKISILIDQHKIASSIRGVKNTNIHLLDSLRETRVMNSLGTDTRQRISRVRISSYIFAHESGVTEAAFESEGGLGGIEIIEGADVAERAAKRAVEALSAVPAPPGKHRAILDPKLAGVFIHEAFGHAAEGDAVLNNESILTDMMGKRVGAPSVSVVDDPTIEGLYGSYKYDDEGTEARRKYIVKGGILSGYLTNLEVSKKLGVEPTGNARSMDFGNPPEVRMSNTFIEPGDWSFEEMLSEIKEGIYAIGSLYGYTDPAKGQFMFKAEGGWLIERGELKRRLREVAITGMTLEVLHDIEAIGKELSYDPGSCGKKNQFVPVTTGSPHIMVRSIVFGGR